The nucleotide sequence ACTAAAGAGCTTCTCGAAGTAAGGCAAGGCATCGGGCTCTCCCAAAGCGCCCAAAAGGTACATGGCATGGATAGGGGCCCAGCCTTTGGGCCATTCGGCGTTATGCAACTTTTTATCCAGCATAATGGCAGCCAATGGCTTTAAAGCCTTTTTGCCGAAGGAAAGAATCTCTTGGGGCAGCCCTTCAGGGACATCTAGGCCGCAGTTTAAGAGCGTTTGGAGGCTTTTTTTGGGAGAGCCGAGCCTAAGGCCGAACATCGCTTGAAATTATAGCGCACAGACACAGGCCAACAGCCTAAAAATTTGCTTTATTTGGATTCTCTCCCCGCTCTACGCGCTCAACGTCATCATCAAGAAAAACCATACCCGACTTTCTACCGGGAACCCGGTAGGGAGACCCTGCTTTATAACGGGGGCAATCTTTGGGACCGTAACAGTGGGTTTCAAAACGCCAGCACTTTTTTGATGGATTCCAGTGGTCCAGAATAATCTCTGTCACCATGCTCAAACCCCAAGGACATCGCTGGCATTGTGTTTCCCAGGTCGTTTTATCCAGCCTACAGTGGCCATTGGCTCGGTAAACGGGTAAAGGCGGGGCAATGCCTCCATCGGGATGCGGTGGTTCATTATCAGGCGTGGGGCTTCTTTCCAAGAACTTCAAGCCGCTAACCTGATAAAGCTCAGCCCATTCTTTCAGGGTATCGGGGATAGGGGCTCCTTCTCC is from Elusimicrobiota bacterium and encodes:
- a CDS encoding DUF1186 domain-containing protein, with protein sequence MFGLRLGSPKKSLQTLLNCGLDVPEGLPQEILSFGKKALKPLAAIMLDKKLHNAEWPKGWAPIHAMYLLGALGEPDALPYFEKLFSLDLDDGFSDFITEDGPAILAGLGPGAISGIKRLARLKSLDPFN